From Chryseobacterium shandongense, the proteins below share one genomic window:
- a CDS encoding GH92 family glycosyl hydrolase, with the protein MTRCGTAVFLFLLVFSLHFKAQKFEKLYQYVNPFIGTEKMGHTYPGATAPFGAVQLSPETDTITYELNGKYNGEVYKYCAGYRYEDKTIVGFSSTHFSGTGHSDLGDFLIMPTEGKLQLNPGTATNPESGYRSRFSHRNEKAEAGYYQVKLEDHNILAELTSTTRVGIHRYTFPKSDQAHIILDLMAGIYNYDGKNIWTYVRVENGNTVTGYRQTNGWARTRTVYFAMKFSKPFKSYGQKNYDGKQVYNGFWRKFDQTKNFPEIAGKNLKMYFDFDTNENEAIEVKLAISPVSQANALENIEREAGSLSFDQIKTQTQDNWNKELNKIIIKGSENEKTNFYTAMYHTFINPTTYMDVNGEYKGLDQNVHQANNFTNYTTFSLWDTYRTLHPFFNIIQPKRNSDMVKSMMAHYDQFSMKMLPIWSHYANDNWCMSGYHSVSVVADAIIKGNYSGDTKAALQACIATANKRDYEGIGQYIDLGYIPAEKSGTSVSNTLEYAYDDWAIAQLAKYVGETEIYNQFIKRSENWKNNFDKSSGFMRPRLADGSFKKDFNALSTHGQGFIEGNSWNYSFFVPQNPDELIQLMGGKKKFASKLDKLFTMHLPDEFFADTEDITREGIIGGYVHGNEPAHHVAYLYNWAGQPWKTQAQIRRILEMQYKATPDGLGGNDDAGQMSAWYILSSLGFYPVAPGSVDYAIGSPAIEHAMLNLENGKTFEIEAINQSPKNMYVRKVVLNGKEIKNFILKHSDIINGGKLSFYMSDKPRK; encoded by the coding sequence ATGACAAGGTGCGGAACTGCTGTTTTTCTATTTCTTTTGGTTTTTAGTTTACATTTTAAAGCTCAAAAATTCGAAAAACTTTATCAATATGTGAATCCGTTCATCGGAACAGAAAAAATGGGACATACTTATCCCGGCGCAACCGCACCTTTCGGAGCCGTTCAACTCAGTCCGGAAACCGATACCATTACTTATGAGCTCAATGGAAAATATAATGGAGAAGTCTATAAATACTGTGCAGGCTACCGTTATGAAGATAAAACCATTGTCGGTTTCAGTTCGACCCATTTTAGCGGAACAGGACATTCTGATTTGGGAGATTTTTTAATCATGCCAACTGAGGGAAAACTGCAGTTGAATCCTGGAACGGCAACGAATCCTGAAAGTGGTTACAGAAGCAGATTTTCGCATCGCAACGAAAAAGCAGAAGCAGGATATTATCAGGTAAAACTGGAAGACCATAATATTTTAGCCGAATTAACCTCAACAACAAGGGTAGGTATTCATCGATACACTTTTCCAAAGTCTGATCAGGCACACATCATCCTGGATCTGATGGCCGGAATTTATAATTATGACGGAAAAAATATCTGGACTTATGTTCGCGTAGAAAACGGAAATACGGTGACCGGCTACAGACAAACCAATGGCTGGGCAAGAACGAGAACCGTGTATTTTGCAATGAAATTTTCAAAGCCTTTCAAATCTTACGGACAAAAAAATTATGACGGAAAACAGGTTTACAACGGATTCTGGAGAAAATTCGACCAGACGAAAAACTTTCCTGAAATCGCCGGAAAAAACCTGAAAATGTATTTTGATTTTGATACGAACGAAAATGAAGCCATAGAAGTAAAGCTGGCAATTTCTCCCGTAAGTCAGGCAAACGCTTTGGAAAATATAGAAAGAGAAGCAGGAAGTTTATCTTTTGATCAGATAAAAACACAGACTCAGGACAATTGGAACAAAGAATTAAATAAAATCATCATCAAAGGTTCTGAAAACGAAAAAACGAATTTTTATACCGCGATGTATCATACTTTCATTAATCCGACCACTTATATGGACGTGAACGGAGAATATAAAGGTTTGGATCAAAATGTTCATCAGGCAAACAATTTTACAAATTACACCACTTTTTCCCTTTGGGATACTTACCGAACGCTACATCCCTTCTTTAATATCATTCAGCCGAAAAGAAACAGCGACATGGTGAAATCTATGATGGCGCATTACGATCAGTTTTCTATGAAAATGCTGCCGATCTGGTCGCATTATGCGAACGACAACTGGTGTATGAGCGGTTACCATAGTGTAAGCGTTGTTGCCGATGCCATAATTAAAGGAAATTACAGCGGTGATACAAAAGCAGCTTTACAGGCCTGTATTGCTACGGCAAACAAAAGAGATTATGAAGGCATCGGACAATATATTGATTTAGGATACATCCCTGCTGAAAAAAGCGGAACTTCGGTTTCTAATACGTTGGAATATGCTTATGATGACTGGGCCATTGCGCAGCTGGCAAAATATGTTGGAGAAACAGAAATTTATAACCAATTCATCAAACGCTCTGAGAACTGGAAAAATAATTTTGATAAGAGTAGTGGATTCATGCGTCCTCGCCTCGCTGACGGAAGTTTTAAGAAGGATTTTAATGCTTTAAGCACGCACGGGCAAGGTTTTATTGAAGGAAATTCCTGGAATTACAGTTTTTTTGTTCCTCAAAATCCGGATGAATTGATTCAGCTCATGGGCGGAAAGAAAAAATTCGCTTCCAAACTGGATAAATTGTTCACCATGCATTTGCCTGATGAATTTTTTGCTGATACCGAAGACATTACCCGCGAAGGAATTATCGGAGGCTATGTTCACGGAAACGAACCTGCTCATCACGTTGCTTATCTGTACAATTGGGCAGGACAACCTTGGAAAACACAGGCTCAGATCAGACGGATTTTAGAAATGCAGTATAAAGCAACTCCCGACGGATTAGGTGGAAATGATGATGCCGGGCAAATGAGCGCATGGTATATTTTGAGTTCGCTGGGCTTTTACCCTGTAGCTCCGGGTTCGGTAGATTATGCCATTGGCAGTCCGGCGATAGAACATGCTATGTTGAATTTAGAAAATGGAAAAACATTTGAAATCGAGGCGATTAATCAAAGTCCGAAGAATATGTATGTTCGGAAAGTTGTTTTGAATGGAAAGGAAATTAAAAATTTCATTCTGAAGCATTCTGATATTATAAATGGTGGAAAACTGAGTTTTTATATGAGTGATAAGCCAAGAAAATAA
- a CDS encoding response regulator transcription factor has protein sequence MQKSKILYAEDDETIAFLIQDSLENYYNISCYRDGKSALEAFNKENFDICLLDIMMPELNGFELAERIREKNTEIPIIFLSAKALKEDRIKGLKIGADDYLVKPFSIEELILKIEVFLKRSKKTNTYPSKFKVGKYTFDPKNYTLEHTENIITLTQRESDLLLYFIRNKNNVLKRQDILKAIWGDDDYFMGRSLDVFISRLRKVLADEENIVIENLHGIGFRFSEK, from the coding sequence ATGCAAAAATCTAAAATTCTATATGCCGAGGATGATGAAACAATTGCTTTCCTGATTCAGGACAGTTTGGAAAATTATTACAATATTTCATGTTACCGCGACGGGAAGTCGGCCCTGGAAGCATTTAATAAAGAAAACTTCGACATTTGTTTACTTGATATAATGATGCCCGAACTCAACGGCTTTGAACTTGCAGAACGAATTCGCGAAAAAAATACCGAGATCCCCATTATTTTCCTATCCGCAAAAGCCTTAAAAGAAGACCGGATCAAAGGATTAAAAATAGGGGCCGATGATTATCTGGTAAAACCCTTCAGCATTGAGGAACTGATCCTAAAGATCGAAGTTTTCCTGAAACGGTCTAAGAAAACGAATACATATCCATCAAAATTTAAAGTAGGAAAATATACTTTTGATCCTAAAAATTACACACTTGAACATACAGAAAATATAATCACCCTTACCCAAAGAGAATCTGATCTGCTCCTCTATTTTATCCGCAATAAAAATAATGTTCTAAAAAGACAAGACATCCTGAAAGCTATTTGGGGCGATGATGATTATTTTATGGGAAGAAGCCTCGATGTATTTATTTCAAGGTTAAGAAAGGTATTGGCAGATGAAGAAAATATTGTCATCGAAAATCTGCATGGCATTGGCTTTCGTTTTTCTGAGAAATAA
- a CDS encoding sensor histidine kinase — protein sequence MEIKKLNIIITLGFVAIIGILIAQLMWTKQAYNLEDKKFNQTVNVALLEVVEKLSGGKTSFSENPVQNISNDYYVVNINNEFHPELLEHYLKTEFTRFQINTDYVYALYNCHSDQMLYGKFISKHQESPNEKVIKFPKHKNLVYYFSIRFPDKTTYLISSLRFWYLLTFALIIILLVYVYSIYTIIQQKKFAELQRDFINNMTHEFKTPLSSILLASEALTKQDMVRENPKLQTYTSIITDQSYKLNRHVEKILNIAKNDAAGLSLKPQRIALLPFIQEIVDNIRQKNEDLYVKIEIDSNISIIADEFHFTNIVYNILDNSIKYCDTNPVIIISSLKDSKTLYLKFKDNGIGIPAKNIPHIFDKFYRVNTKKSDEVNGFGLGLFYVKKIVQQHNWKISVENNTDKGITITLTLPL from the coding sequence ATGGAAATAAAAAAACTCAATATTATTATTACCCTTGGGTTTGTTGCAATCATCGGGATATTGATTGCGCAATTAATGTGGACCAAGCAGGCTTATAATCTTGAAGATAAAAAATTTAATCAGACTGTAAACGTTGCCCTGCTCGAAGTGGTGGAAAAATTATCCGGTGGAAAAACATCTTTTAGTGAAAATCCGGTACAGAATATTTCCAACGATTATTATGTTGTAAACATCAACAACGAATTTCATCCTGAATTACTTGAACATTATCTTAAAACAGAATTTACCAGGTTCCAGATCAATACGGATTACGTCTATGCTTTATACAACTGCCACAGTGATCAGATGCTGTATGGAAAATTTATTTCAAAGCATCAGGAAAGTCCTAATGAAAAAGTAATCAAATTTCCCAAACATAAAAATCTTGTTTATTATTTTTCGATACGCTTTCCGGACAAAACCACGTATCTTATCAGTTCATTACGTTTCTGGTACTTGCTTACATTTGCATTAATCATTATACTTTTGGTATATGTATATTCAATTTACACGATTATTCAGCAGAAAAAATTTGCAGAACTTCAACGGGATTTCATTAACAATATGACCCATGAATTCAAAACTCCGCTTTCTTCCATACTGCTTGCTTCGGAAGCATTAACTAAGCAGGATATGGTAAGAGAAAATCCGAAATTGCAGACGTATACTTCGATTATTACCGATCAAAGCTATAAATTGAACCGACATGTCGAAAAAATTCTGAATATTGCCAAAAACGACGCTGCAGGATTATCTTTAAAACCTCAAAGGATTGCTTTATTACCTTTTATTCAGGAAATTGTTGACAATATCAGACAAAAAAATGAAGATCTGTATGTGAAAATAGAGATAGACAGCAATATATCCATCATTGCCGATGAGTTTCACTTTACCAATATTGTTTATAACATTTTAGACAACTCCATAAAATACTGCGACACCAACCCCGTCATTATTATTTCTTCATTAAAAGATTCAAAAACATTATATTTAAAGTTCAAAGACAACGGAATAGGGATTCCCGCTAAAAATATTCCTCATATTTTTGATAAATTTTACAGAGTGAATACTAAAAAGAGCGATGAAGTGAATGGTTTCGGGTTAGGCTTATTTTACGTGAAAAAAATTGTCCAACAGCATAACTGGAAAATTTCGGTTGAAAATAATACAGATAAGGGAATCACCATTACGCTTACCTTACCACTTTAA
- a CDS encoding DUF1573 domain-containing protein has protein sequence MKKLKITALLAVLAVSPFYAGVLPADSNPVIKVLADAIKWKSESIDVGNIPQGKPKLIRFEFTNTSKKPIVIENVAPSCGCTTADYTKTPILPGKKGFVEASYNAASAGPFMKTVNVTTSDSKTPKTLSFKGTVVAS, from the coding sequence ATGAAAAAATTAAAAATTACAGCTCTTTTAGCAGTATTGGCAGTTTCTCCGTTTTATGCGGGAGTTCTTCCTGCTGACAGCAATCCTGTTATTAAAGTACTTGCAGATGCCATCAAGTGGAAATCAGAATCTATTGATGTAGGAAATATTCCTCAGGGAAAACCTAAATTGATCCGATTCGAATTTACCAATACTTCCAAAAAACCAATTGTTATAGAAAATGTTGCCCCATCTTGCGGATGTACAACGGCAGACTATACCAAAACTCCGATTCTTCCCGGAAAAAAAGGGTTTGTAGAAGCGAGCTATAATGCAGCAAGTGCAGGTCCTTTCATGAAAACGGTAAACGTTACGACCAGTGACAGCAAAACTCCGAAAACTCTTTCTTTTAAAGGAACAGTTGTTGCTTCTTAA
- a CDS encoding SDR family oxidoreductase, whose amino-acid sequence MNLYTQPMLREDALKDKVAIVTGGGSGLGKAMTKYFLQLGAKVVITSRNLEKLQATAKELEDETGGKVLSVACDVRNWDEVEAMKEAALKEFGKIDILLNNAAGNFISPTERLTHSAFDSILDIVLKGTKNCTLSVGKHWIDSKTSGTVLNIVTTYSWTGSAYVVPSACAKAGVLAMTRSLAVEWAKYGIRFNAIAPGPFPTKGAWDRLLPGDLQEKFDMRKKVPLRRVGEHQELANLAAYLVSDYSAYVNGEVVTIDGGEWLQGAGEFNMLEDIPQEMWDALEAMIKAKKSN is encoded by the coding sequence ATGAACTTATATACACAACCCATGTTACGGGAAGATGCCTTAAAAGATAAAGTAGCCATCGTTACCGGCGGCGGGAGCGGACTGGGAAAAGCAATGACAAAATATTTCCTGCAGTTAGGCGCAAAAGTTGTGATTACATCCAGAAATCTGGAAAAATTACAGGCAACAGCCAAAGAACTGGAAGATGAAACCGGGGGAAAAGTGCTTAGTGTAGCATGTGACGTCAGAAACTGGGATGAAGTGGAAGCCATGAAAGAAGCCGCTTTAAAGGAGTTCGGGAAAATTGACATCTTATTAAATAATGCAGCCGGGAATTTCATTTCTCCTACAGAGAGGCTCACGCATTCAGCATTCGATTCCATTCTGGATATTGTTTTAAAAGGAACAAAAAACTGCACCCTTTCTGTTGGAAAACATTGGATCGATTCTAAAACATCGGGGACAGTTCTGAATATCGTAACCACATATTCCTGGACAGGCTCTGCCTATGTGGTTCCGTCTGCGTGTGCCAAAGCGGGAGTATTAGCAATGACCAGGTCTCTTGCTGTAGAATGGGCAAAATACGGAATCCGTTTCAACGCGATCGCTCCGGGACCGTTTCCTACAAAAGGAGCCTGGGACAGATTGCTACCGGGAGATTTGCAGGAAAAATTTGACATGAGAAAAAAAGTTCCGCTACGAAGGGTAGGAGAACATCAGGAATTGGCAAACCTTGCAGCCTATCTGGTTTCCGATTATTCGGCTTATGTAAATGGAGAAGTGGTAACCATCGACGGTGGAGAATGGCTTCAGGGTGCAGGCGAATTTAATATGCTGGAAGATATTCCACAGGAAATGTGGGACGCTTTGGAGGCTATGATCAAGGCAAAAAAGTCAAATTAA
- a CDS encoding endonuclease/exonuclease/phosphatase family protein, with protein sequence MNFRFSILTVMMFAIGFSQDLKVMSFNIRLNVDSDKENAWIYRKQEVADLLSYYHPDYFGVQEALPEQMKDIKNGLKNYDYVGVGRDDGKEKGEFSAIFYDTERLQVVKSGTFWLSETPEKPSKGWDAALNRICTYAFFRDKKSKKEFMAMNLHFDHIGNLARVKSSELILKKIRELNPKNLPVTVSGDFNLTEDSEPIKIMSQNMQDSFYHSETKHYGPRGTFTAFNVNEIPKNRIDYIFVKGFKIKSHRHINDRRENLLYPSDHFPVLADLQF encoded by the coding sequence ATGAATTTCAGATTTTCAATCTTAACGGTGATGATGTTTGCAATAGGTTTTTCACAGGATCTTAAGGTAATGAGTTTCAATATCAGGCTGAATGTAGATTCGGATAAAGAAAATGCATGGATCTACAGAAAGCAGGAGGTAGCAGATCTTCTTTCCTATTATCATCCGGACTATTTCGGAGTTCAGGAAGCATTGCCGGAACAGATGAAAGACATCAAAAACGGATTGAAAAATTACGATTATGTGGGCGTAGGAAGAGACGACGGAAAAGAAAAAGGCGAATTTTCTGCTATATTTTATGATACAGAAAGATTACAGGTGGTAAAATCAGGAACATTCTGGCTTTCCGAAACGCCTGAAAAACCTTCTAAGGGATGGGATGCCGCACTAAACAGAATATGTACTTATGCATTTTTCAGGGATAAAAAATCGAAGAAAGAATTCATGGCCATGAATCTTCATTTTGATCATATCGGGAATTTGGCAAGGGTAAAATCTTCTGAACTTATTTTAAAGAAAATCAGAGAACTTAATCCCAAAAACTTACCTGTAACGGTGAGCGGTGATTTTAATCTAACCGAAGATTCAGAACCGATTAAAATTATGTCACAAAACATGCAGGACAGTTTTTATCATTCGGAAACAAAACATTACGGCCCCAGAGGAACTTTTACGGCATTCAATGTCAATGAAATTCCTAAAAACAGGATCGATTATATATTTGTGAAAGGTTTCAAGATTAAATCTCACAGGCATATTAATGACAGAAGGGAAAACCTGCTTTATCCGTCGGACCATTTTCCTGTACTGGCAGATCTGCAGTTTTAA
- a CDS encoding TetR/AcrR family transcriptional regulator yields MRYPHSYGREKSFIQNQNITTKIITFAFYQMELKEKQKKILDVAVELFKEKGYMGSSVRDLATKLNIKAASLYAHIRSKEEILEWICFGIAQEFFDELQEIKNTDIPPREKLNLFIEKHLSVVLKNRDVTHIYSNEWKHLEERLPEFIALRKNYQQEVESLISEIYHAESWELRSSSFTTRFILHTLNNSYFWFKRNTESTSEITDEIRDKILYGLLGKK; encoded by the coding sequence TTGAGATATCCCCATTCCTATGGAAGGGAAAAATCATTCATTCAAAATCAAAATATTACAACCAAAATAATTACTTTTGCGTTTTACCAGATGGAGCTTAAAGAGAAACAAAAAAAAATATTGGATGTTGCCGTAGAACTTTTCAAAGAGAAGGGCTATATGGGCAGCTCGGTACGCGATTTGGCAACAAAGCTCAATATCAAGGCGGCTTCATTGTATGCGCATATCCGTTCCAAGGAAGAAATTTTAGAATGGATTTGTTTCGGGATTGCCCAGGAATTTTTTGATGAGCTTCAGGAGATAAAAAATACGGACATTCCGCCCCGGGAAAAGCTCAACCTTTTTATTGAAAAGCATCTGTCGGTAGTTCTTAAAAACCGCGACGTTACGCATATTTATTCCAACGAATGGAAACATTTGGAAGAACGTCTTCCAGAGTTTATAGCTTTGCGTAAAAATTACCAGCAGGAAGTAGAATCTCTGATTTCTGAAATCTATCATGCCGAAAGCTGGGAATTAAGGTCTTCGTCTTTCACAACAAGATTTATCCTGCATACGCTGAATAACTCTTATTTTTGGTTTAAAAGAAATACAGAATCTACCTCCGAAATCACCGATGAGATCAGGGATAAAATTCTGTATGGTCTTTTGGGAAAAAAATAA
- a CDS encoding DUF2851 family protein, which yields MTEKLLQYLWNHKIFKHFDFRDVEKNPVEIIDFGKWNTDSGPDFLAAKIKFGGVTLAGHIELHIKSSDWIFHHHSQDPNYQNIILHAVYEHDMDIDELKNKNIPTLELKHYIDQNMLWKYEKLLNGNQFIGCEDIFDPKYIPAGFHKENILKKLNEKSNELEKSLKKFKNNFEAVLFHSLAYSFGLKINAEIFRQIAESIEFSIILKVRQNRTQLEALLFGIAGWLENPEDEAMQIWKREFDFLKAKFNIPNVQIHPKFLRLRPHNFPTVRLAQIADLYHQHQNLFSKVIHSKSAEELFVVFKEIKASEYWNNHFNFGKISNVNQPKVLSKDFIELIILNTILPLKYTYHQHHHEEIAEELILFYKNLSAEKNSIIENWTKINVEIPSALESQSFIYHFNHFCVQKNCLNCSIGLNF from the coding sequence ATGACCGAAAAATTACTCCAATATCTCTGGAATCATAAGATCTTCAAACATTTTGACTTTAGAGATGTTGAAAAGAATCCCGTTGAAATTATAGACTTCGGAAAATGGAATACCGATTCCGGGCCGGATTTCTTAGCAGCTAAAATAAAATTCGGCGGCGTTACTTTGGCCGGACATATTGAACTTCATATAAAATCTTCCGACTGGATCTTTCACCATCATTCACAGGATCCCAATTACCAGAATATTATTCTGCATGCCGTCTATGAGCATGATATGGATATCGATGAACTGAAAAATAAAAACATTCCCACACTAGAACTAAAGCATTACATTGACCAGAATATGCTGTGGAAATATGAAAAGCTGTTAAACGGAAATCAATTCATTGGCTGCGAAGACATCTTTGATCCGAAATATATTCCTGCAGGTTTTCATAAAGAAAATATCCTGAAAAAACTGAATGAAAAATCTAACGAGCTTGAGAAAAGTCTTAAAAAGTTTAAAAATAATTTTGAAGCTGTGCTGTTCCATAGTCTTGCCTATTCTTTCGGATTGAAGATCAATGCTGAAATATTCAGACAAATTGCAGAAAGTATTGAATTTTCCATTATTCTGAAAGTCCGCCAAAACAGAACCCAGCTTGAAGCCTTATTATTCGGGATTGCGGGCTGGCTGGAAAATCCTGAAGATGAAGCCATGCAAATCTGGAAAAGGGAATTTGATTTTTTAAAAGCAAAGTTCAATATACCGAATGTACAAATCCACCCTAAATTCTTAAGGCTGCGTCCGCATAATTTCCCCACCGTCCGCCTAGCGCAGATAGCAGACCTGTATCACCAACATCAGAATCTGTTTTCAAAAGTTATCCATTCGAAATCTGCCGAAGAATTATTCGTTGTATTTAAAGAAATTAAAGCCTCGGAATATTGGAACAATCATTTCAATTTCGGAAAAATTTCAAATGTAAATCAGCCGAAAGTATTGAGTAAAGATTTTATTGAATTGATTATACTGAATACAATTTTACCGTTGAAATACACCTATCATCAACATCACCATGAAGAAATTGCAGAGGAGCTCATTTTATTTTATAAAAATCTATCTGCAGAAAAAAACTCAATCATTGAAAATTGGACAAAAATAAATGTCGAAATACCGAGTGCTTTGGAAAGCCAAAGTTTCATATATCATTTCAATCATTTTTGTGTACAAAAAAATTGCTTAAATTGCAGTATTGGATTAAACTTTTAA
- a CDS encoding PspC family transcriptional regulator gives MLDNIRHKMEREWFGVLTRTGAKLGIPVSKLRVFFIYSTFATAGFFFLIYLGLAFTLWVKDIFITRRPNVFDL, from the coding sequence ATGCTAGATAATATCCGCCACAAAATGGAAAGAGAATGGTTCGGTGTTCTTACGAGAACCGGCGCTAAACTGGGTATTCCCGTATCCAAACTAAGGGTTTTCTTTATTTACTCCACTTTTGCCACGGCAGGGTTTTTCTTTCTTATCTATCTCGGATTGGCATTCACACTATGGGTGAAAGATATTTTCATCACGAGAAGACCTAATGTTTTTGATCTCTAA
- a CDS encoding GNAT family N-acetyltransferase — MEFLQITSPEDYRVQEIYRSYCNTFPEDERRDWEKLITLFSNPKAKIISVLHDSKNIGYLILWELSNYTFVEHFEVFEEFRSQKLGSHITQYLFENFPRIILEIEPDHLNENAARRYAFYQRNGFRLIDEMYVQPSYGKGKKPLNLWLLSNYTPENLNNVKDEIYDIVYH, encoded by the coding sequence ATGGAATTTTTACAGATTACATCCCCTGAAGATTACAGGGTGCAGGAAATTTACAGGTCGTACTGCAACACTTTCCCAGAAGATGAAAGAAGGGATTGGGAAAAGCTTATTACACTGTTCTCAAATCCGAAAGCAAAAATAATATCAGTACTTCATGATTCGAAAAACATAGGATACCTCATCCTTTGGGAACTCAGCAATTATACTTTTGTTGAACATTTTGAAGTTTTTGAAGAATTTAGAAGCCAGAAGCTGGGTTCACACATTACCCAATATCTTTTTGAAAACTTTCCGAGAATCATTCTGGAAATAGAACCTGATCACCTCAATGAAAATGCGGCAAGAAGGTATGCTTTCTATCAGAGAAACGGCTTCCGCCTTATCGATGAAATGTATGTACAGCCAAGCTATGGAAAAGGGAAAAAGCCGCTTAACCTTTGGCTTTTATCGAACTATACTCCTGAAAATCTAAATAATGTTAAAGACGAAATTTATGATATTGTCTATCATTAA
- a CDS encoding carboxypeptidase-like regulatory domain-containing protein: MRIKLLIFIVFPFLNAFSQKTVEGSITDEDGVALPAVMIMNISSEKKTYTALDGTFSIEATPEDELRFIRSGYERSSIQAKYLTDKKAIIKLVRIAEEIEEVELANLTGDIKKDSRAVAKIDKGKMVEDAVGLPQPTGKMRETPADIKQVLFPILLGNLNIQGLYDLVSGDARRMKRQYRYDDLQEDIAWIRERVEDDYFIKAGIPKERISEFIEFSFLEKPQTRTFVRAKNLTGALSRMEESFQVFVERLKESSVEK; the protein is encoded by the coding sequence ATGAGAATAAAGCTTTTAATTTTTATTGTCTTTCCTTTTCTGAATGCATTTTCACAAAAAACAGTGGAAGGATCAATTACCGATGAAGACGGGGTTGCCCTTCCTGCTGTAATGATCATGAACATTTCCTCAGAGAAGAAGACGTATACTGCATTAGACGGAACTTTTTCCATAGAAGCAACTCCTGAAGATGAGTTACGGTTTATACGCTCTGGCTATGAAAGGTCCTCCATACAGGCAAAATATCTTACCGATAAAAAAGCAATAATAAAACTGGTAAGAATCGCCGAAGAGATTGAAGAGGTAGAACTTGCCAACCTTACCGGTGATATCAAAAAGGATTCCCGTGCAGTAGCTAAAATTGATAAAGGAAAGATGGTGGAAGATGCAGTAGGACTTCCGCAGCCTACTGGAAAAATGCGTGAAACCCCTGCAGATATCAAACAGGTATTGTTTCCTATTCTGTTGGGGAATCTCAATATTCAGGGGCTTTATGATCTCGTTAGCGGAGATGCAAGGCGGATGAAAAGGCAGTATAGATATGATGATCTCCAGGAAGATATTGCATGGATCCGCGAAAGGGTAGAGGATGATTATTTCATCAAAGCAGGCATTCCCAAAGAAAGAATCTCCGAGTTTATTGAGTTTTCATTTTTAGAAAAACCACAGACCAGAACTTTTGTACGGGCTAAAAACCTCACCGGCGCATTATCACGGATGGAAGAGTCTTTTCAGGTATTCGTTGAAAGACTGAAAGAAAGTTCTGTTGAAAAGTAG
- a CDS encoding carboxypeptidase-like regulatory domain-containing protein, with translation MKIKLLFLLFTVFSITAQAQDYIFGKVTSEENTEIAGVTVINIRTDERISTNRDGHFMISGRSGDQLRFVKEGYERTSRGINKEDISAPVNIKLVRSATLIAEVEVKKELTGDIKIDSKNLNPPRKVQKLKNDLAVYMTRKSAPSVLAPRPGEFVQPVTKGVFSLGKVKNKWDDIDLLNYLQNALGTAFFEDLKIEKSQIQHFILYILRTGFERKNILKYGYVTEADLNRFKSAVLNRISTYKTP, from the coding sequence GTGAAAATTAAACTACTCTTTCTTTTATTCACTGTTTTCTCCATTACTGCACAAGCTCAGGATTATATTTTCGGGAAGGTGACTTCTGAAGAAAATACTGAAATTGCAGGCGTTACAGTTATCAACATACGAACCGACGAAAGAATTTCAACCAATCGTGATGGCCATTTTATGATATCCGGAAGAAGCGGGGATCAACTCCGGTTTGTGAAAGAAGGATATGAAAGGACTAGCCGAGGAATCAATAAAGAAGACATCAGTGCACCTGTTAATATTAAACTTGTGAGATCGGCAACGCTTATTGCTGAAGTGGAAGTGAAAAAAGAACTTACGGGAGATATTAAAATTGATTCCAAAAACCTTAATCCTCCCAGGAAAGTTCAGAAACTTAAAAATGATCTTGCTGTTTATATGACCCGAAAATCTGCACCTTCGGTTCTTGCACCGAGGCCGGGAGAATTTGTACAGCCGGTAACGAAAGGGGTTTTTTCTCTAGGAAAAGTTAAAAACAAGTGGGACGATATTGATTTGCTAAATTACTTACAAAATGCCTTGGGAACAGCTTTCTTTGAAGATCTTAAAATTGAAAAATCCCAAATACAACATTTTATTCTTTACATTCTAAGAACAGGTTTTGAAAGAAAAAACATCCTTAAATATGGTTATGTTACTGAAGCAGATCTTAATAGATTTAAAAGTGCAGTGCTGAACAGGATTTCTACTTACAAAACCCCGTAA